In a single window of the Cydia pomonella isolate Wapato2018A chromosome 2, ilCydPomo1, whole genome shotgun sequence genome:
- the LOC133534457 gene encoding uncharacterized protein LOC133534457 — MGKRKHKHNDKDIRRKIQRLEDKLRYNRRKDLDRRSDCSTSGSSQNSYYDRQSPDVEDVEGRNSEYGEDWMLREEAFMDDEIHDSTRSLASQVQPVVNSPIASPLPRIAAAPAPAPSLPLIPTVPAPDHAASVQTNPAQSVLPTEIYKSTTTLPQEILCLLGEAKKLDEPLGECIPDELSERWGKILTDGLAKDVKQSLVDKILMPSNFLLARAPKLNPEVAAVINESAKNRDIRLEKAQNQLGRGIAGLANLANDLIKSELDKLDIIKKISEVTQVLLDLHYEESINRNKLLVPLLDKKFWSTIKGVKRDEYLFGEKLGDKIKNSKDIEKSGQQIKKSFTFNPAFQHRKQAAQPGNARAPPRQYKPKETPAPTTGRYYEPQSSTSARRTTSSQRRGRHYSSSKANDRSRR; from the exons ATGGGAAAacgtaaacataaacataatgaTAAGGATATTCGTCGCAAGATTCAACGTTTGGAGGATAAATTGCGATACAATAGGCGCAAAG atttggATCGAAGATCTGACTGCTCGACGTCAGGCTCATCACAAAACTCTTACTATGATAGACAATCTCCAGATGTCGAAGATGTTGAAGGCAGAAATAGCGAGTATGGCGAAGATTGGATGCTTCGTGAAGAAGCCTTCATGGATGATGAGATTCATGACAGTACTCGCAGCTTGGCATCTCAGGTGCAACCAGTGGTGAACAGCCCCATAGCGAGCCCCTTGCCTCGGATCGCAGCGGCGCCAGCGCCAGCGCCATCTTTGCCGCTAATACCTACCGTACCAGCGCCGGACCATGCCGCCTCGGTTCAAACTAACCCCGCTCAGTCTGTACTACccacagaaatatataaatcTACAACCACACTCCCGCAAGAGATCTTATGTCTACTGGGAGAGGCAAAAAAGCTAGATGAACCACTCGGTGAGTGTATTCCTGATGAGCTCTCTGAACGCTGGGGGAAAATATTAACGGACGGGCTGGCCAAGGATGTGAAGCAGTCCCTCGTGGATAAAATACTGATGCCTAGTAATTTTTTACTAGCTCGCGCGCCTAAGTTAAATCCGGAGGTGGCAGCAGTAATTAATGAATCAGCAAAAAATCGTGACATACGTTTAGAAAAAGCTCAAAATCAACTGGGCCGGGGCATCGCTGGACTTGCCAATTTAGCAAATGATCTTATAAAATCAGAGTTGGATAAACTTGATATCATCAAGAAAATCTCGGAAGTTACCCAAGTCCTGCTAGACCTTCATTATGAAGAATCAATCAACAGGAATAAACTCCTAGTTCCGTTGTTAGATAAGAAGTTCTGGAGCACAATAAAAGGGGTTAAAAGAGACGAATACCTTTTCGGTGAAAAACTGGGTGATAAAATCAAAAACTCTAAAGATATAGAAAAATCGGGCCAACAGATTAAAAAATCCTTCACATTTAACCCGGCGTTCCAGCATCGTAAGCAAGCGGCGCAGCCGGGAAACGCGAGAGCTCCTCCTCGCCAATACAAGCCGAAAGAAACACCAGCACCGACGACGGGCAGATACTACGAGCCTCAGTCCTCGACGTCGGCGAGGAGGACGACTTCGAGCCAGCGTCGCGGGCGTCACTACTCGAGCAGCAAAGCGAACGACCGGAGCCGCCGTTAG